The Cannabis sativa cultivar Pink pepper isolate KNU-18-1 unplaced genomic scaffold, ASM2916894v1 Contig3, whole genome shotgun sequence genome window below encodes:
- the LOC115715550 gene encoding uncharacterized protein LOC115715550, whose amino-acid sequence MEMINNINNSNNNIIPPIRRVCRGRQKVPMRRIENESNLQVTFSKRRYGIFKKASELCTLCGVELAIIVFSPGNNVFSFGHPNVRLIIDRYMNPENYSRMTTQANLSGTFQLIEAHRNADIRVMNQHLNLLTDQWDVVRKQNFELKQDYINRHWWEFPIESFYDMSRLEQLKLAMEMLRGDTTKLADWILIQSTPTRANSLLLPPPFNNMNKGGLLQLPSFASLFPNQEARPHNNNNNNDDDEEIGFVGGMPIGSTCTDIPQLQQAITSDSNRMSNMPQMQLEITSSDGTVNNHEDLNLQSLMQDLTSSDSFVNHANQPPPHTQVNASDHSTLSHVNQQLFSPEIQNIMQASTNYNNNMSTMPHMMQQPNNSSTSSTFNNHFNMSPMPNHTMQQRDNSSASATVSNHFNISPMPPHYHHTMQPNTTTNSSTPGESADKHFNMTTMPSHGHHMQQPNTTTSASAINVNHQLQLPMLHETLSPSSQLLLQQPNDSQETNQLFDYNVGYDHDFF is encoded by the coding sequence ATGGAGATGATTAACAACatcaacaacagcaacaacaatatTATTCCACCAATTAGGAGGGTTTGTAGGGGAAGGCAGAAGGTGCCAATGAGGAGGATAGAGAACGAGAGCAATCTTCAAGTCACATTCTCTAAGAGGCGTTATGGTATTTTCAAGAAAGCTAGTGAGCTTTGCACCCTTTGTGGTGTAGAGTTGGCTATAATTGTTTTCTCACCGGGAAACAATGTTTTCTCGTTTGGACATCCCAACGTTCGGTTGATTATAGATCGGTATATGAACCCAGAAAACTACAGTCGTATGACTACCCAAGCAAATTTGTCTGGGACATTTCAGCTGATCGAAGCTCATCGAAACGCAGATATCCGAGTTATGAACCAGCATTTGAACCTTCTAACGGACCAGTGGGATGTGGTGAGGAAGCAGAATTTTGAGCTAAAGCAAGATTATATTAATCGTCACTGGTGGGAGTTTCCTATCGAGTCTTTCTATGATATGTCTCGTTTGGAGCAACTTAAGTTGGCGATGGAGATGTTGAGAGGGGATACTACTAAACTGGCTGATTGGATATTGATTCAGTCTACACCTACTAGAGCAAACTCTCTCCTGCTACCACCTCCTTTTAATAATATGAATAAAGGAGGATTGCTGCAACTGCCTAGTTTTGCTTCTTTATTTCCCAACCAAGAAGCACGACCgcataacaataacaataataatgatgatgatgaagaaattgGTTTTGTTGGTGGTATGCCAATTGGTAGTACTTGTACTGATATACCTCAATTGCAGCAGGCTATAACATCTGACAGTAACCGTATGAGCAATATGCCTCAAATGCAGTTGGAAATAACTAGTTCTGATGGTACTGTTAATAATCATGAAGATCTCAATTTACAGTCTCTTATGCAAGATTTAACTTCCAGTGATAGCTTTGTCAACCATGCCAATCAGCCTCCTCCTCATACGCAAGTTAATGCTTCTGATCATAGTACTCTCAGCCATGTCAATCAGCAGCTTTTCTCTCCTGAAATACAAAATATTATGCAGGCTAGTACCAACTACAACAATAATATGTCTACTATGCCTCATATGATGCAGCAACCAAACAATTCTTCTACCTCTAGTACTTTCAACAACCATTTCAATATGTCTCCTATGCCCAATCATACGATGCAACAGAGAGACAATTCTTCTGCCTCTGCTACTGTGAGCAATCACTTCAATATATCTCCTATGCCACCTCATTATCATCATACGATGCAACCAAACACTACTACTAATTCTTCAACACCTGGAGAAAGTGCAGACAAACATTTCAATATGACTACTATGCCATCTCATGGTCATCATATGCAGCAGCCTAACACTACTACTTCTGCTTCTGCCATTAATGTCAATCATCAGCTGCAGTTGCCTATGCTTCATGAAACTCTATCACCATCTTCCCAATTGCTTTTACAGCAACCCAACGATTCCCAGGAGACTAATCAATTGTTTGACTACAATGTTGGATATGACCATGACTTTTTCTGA
- the LOC115715534 gene encoding uncharacterized protein LOC115715534, whose translation MALNLDMSKAYDHIEWAFLEAMLLKMGINISWVALIMTSVSSVKYNVVHGLSALIQRFEQRQWIHSCKIACGAPSVSHMLFADDSYLYCQASEEEASRVMSLLHKFEVASGQKVNLAKSLIFFNNNIDASVHQRIMVVTGTVQAHEHSKYLGLPSTMGRNKTDVLGFRKEKVRKRVEGWDEFLLNIGGIPLRVKEGVLFGKVGIIWWLTNMLGAWVLGKQAWRLLTNENSLVGRIFKAKYYPNGSYVTASLGQNLSFVWHSLFEAQSLIKTECRWCIVDGSFVSVLDQAWLPHSENPFITSDHPAFEGINVQQLMVTGSFFGVRTVGVLSLVSFLDFLLTPTTVVEEEFVEVTLDLQDEDTILL comes from the exons ATGGCTCTTAATTTAGACATGAGCAAAGCGTATGATCACATTGAGTGGGCCTTTCTTGAAGCTATGCTTTTAAAGATGGGTATCAATATTAGTTGGGTCGCTTTGATCATGACCAGTGTGTCTTCTGTTAAATACAATGTTGTTCATG GACTTTCGGCTCTTATTCAAAGATTTGAGCAAAGACAATGGATTCATAGTTGTAAGATCGCCTGTGGTGCGCCATCAGTCTCACATATGCTTTTTGCCGACGATAGCTATCTGTATTGTCAAGCCTCGGAGGAAGAAGCTTCTCGTGTGATGTCTCTGCTGCATAAATTTGAGGTTGCCTCGGGGCAAAAGGTGAACTTGgcaaaatcattgatttttttcaaCAACAATATTGATGCCTCTGTGCATCAACGAATTATGGTTGTTACGGGAACGGTCCAAGCTCATGAACATAGCAAGTACTTAGGTCTTCCAAGTACTATGGGTCGAAATAAGACTGATGTTTTGGGTTTTCGTAAAGAAAAGGTGAGGAAAAGAGTGGAAGGTTGGGATG AATTCTTGTTAAATATTGGTGGAATTCCTCTTCGGGTCAAGGAAGGGGTATTATTTGGAAAAGTTGGGATCATATGGTGGCTCACGAACATGTTGGGGGCATGGGTTCTAGGAAAACAAGCATGGAGACTCTTGACTAATGAAAACTCTTTGGTTGGTAGGATCTTCAAGGCAAAATATTATCCCAATGGCTCGTATGTTACTGCTTCTCTTGGACAGAACCTGAGCTTTGTGTGGCACAGTCTCTTTGAAGCTCAGTCTTTGATCAAAACTGAGTGTCGTTGGTGCATTGTAGATGGCAGTTTTGTTTCTGTTCTTGATCAAGCTTGGCTCCCCCATTCGGAAAATCCTTTTATTACTTCAGACCATCCTGCATTTGAGGGAATTAATGTTCAACAGCTTATGGTTACTGGAAG TTTTTTCGGTGTTCGGACGGTCGGTGTACTCAGTTTGGTTAGTTTCTTAGATTTTTTGCTCACCCCTACAACTGTGGTGGAAGAGGAGTTTGTCGAGGTTACGCTTGATCTTCAAGATGAAGATACCATTTTACTTTAG
- the LOC115719968 gene encoding uncharacterized protein LOC115719968 has protein sequence MDPCPFIRILIGDLSIKFPVALKPSFSGVHPSTSPCFCKIKLKNFPVQFATIPLVPQVSRTSSCSSSSCSVPTPDANSQSLAASFNLNKTHIDGFAGKPLVLKISVYTGRRGSTCGFNAAKLVGKVSVPLDLKKAESRPFFFQNGWVDMGDNNSSTNKGSSSQLHLCVRAEPDPRFVFQFDGEPECSPQVFQVQGNVKQPVFTCKFGFRSSSDLKNSSMSEPSTSRNWLPSLKTNKDNYSKERKGWSITIHDLSGSPVAVASMVTPFVASPGSDRVSRSNPGAWLILRPGEGTWKPWGRLEAWRERCGSDSVGYKFELLSDTSTPAATLASSAVNANSGGKFTIDVTSSISPANSPNSSCDFGSGSRPGSRSGSGSGSDFGFALPCHMSYRGFVMSSTVEGLGKRSRPEVEVGVQHVTCTEDAAAFVAVAAAMDLSMDACRLFSKKLPKELTQLRQ, from the exons ATGGATCCGTGTCCCTTTATCCGGATCCTAATCGGTGACTTGTCGATAAAGTTCCCGGTGGCTTTGAAGCCGTCCTTCTCCGGGGTCCACCCTTCAACGTCGCCGTGCTTCTGTAAGATCAAACTCAAAAACTTCCCTGTACAGTTCGCTACCATCCCTTTAGTCCCACAAGTTAGTAGAACTAGTAGCTGTAGTAGTAGTAGTTGTAGTGTTCCAACCCCGGATGCTAATTCTCAATCTCTAGCCGCTTCTTTCAATTTGAACAAGACCCACATCGACGGTTTTGCAGGGAAGCCTCTGGTATTGAAGATTTCCGTCTACACTGGTCGGAGAGGATCCACTTGTGGGTTTAACGCTGCTAAGCTTGTTGGGAAAGTTTCGGTACCGTTGGATCTAAAGAAGGCTGAATCAAGGCCGTTCTTTTTTCAGAATGGTTGGGTGGATATGGGGGATAATAATAGTAGTACTAATAAAGGGTCTTCGTCGCAGTTGCATTTGTGTGTTCGTGCCGAGCCCGACCCGAGATTTGTTTTCCAATTCGATGGAGAGCCAGAGTGTAGTCCCCAAGTTTTTCAGGTTCAAGGGAATGTAAAACAACCCGTTTTCACTTGCAAATTTGGGTTCAGAAGTTCCAGTGATTTGAAAAACAG ttCAATGTCTGAACCAAGCACTTCAAGGAATTGGTTACCATCTCTGAAGACCAACAAGGACAATTACTCGAAGGAGCGTAAAGGATGGTCCATTACCATCCACGACCTCTCCGGTTCGCCAGTGGCGGTTGCATCGATGGTTACACCCTTCGTGGCCTCTCCCGGTTCCGACCGGGTCAGTCGATCCAACCCCGGTGCATGGTTGATTCTCCGTCCCGGCGAGGGGACATGGAAGCCATGGGGCCGACTCGAGGCGTGGCGCGAACGCTGTGGCTCAGACTCGGTAGGGTACAAATTCGAGCTCCTTAGCGATACATCAACACCCGCCGCTACTCTCGCCAGCTCCGCCGTGAACGCTAACTCCGGAGGAAAGTTTACCATTGACGTTACATCGAGCATCTCTCCGGCGAACAGTCCGAATAGCAGTTGCGATTTCGGATCTGGTTCCAGGCCCGGGTCGAGATCGGGTTCCGGATCCGGGTCTGATTTCGGTTTCGCTCTTCCTTGTCACATGTCGTATAGAGGGTTTGTGATGTCGTCGACGGTTGAGGGTTTGGGTAAGCGGAGCAGGCCAGAGGTGGAGGTGGGTGTGCAGCACGTGACTTGCACGGAGGACGCGGCGGCGTTCGTGGCGGTTGCCGCAGccatggatttgagcatggatGCTTGCCGGTTGTTTTCGAAGAAACTTCCAAAGGAACTAACTCAGCTAAGGCAGTAG